One region of Oryza sativa Japonica Group chromosome 5, ASM3414082v1 genomic DNA includes:
- the LOC4339812 gene encoding UDP-glucose 4-epimerase 1, with the protein MVSALLRTILVTGGAGYIGSHTVLQLLQLGFRVVVLDNLDNASELAILRVRELAGHNANNLDFRKVDLRDKQALDQIFSSQRFEAVIHFAGLKAVGESVQKPLLYYDNNLIGTITLLQVMAAHGCTKLVFSSSATVYGWPKEVPCTEESPLCAMNPYGRTKLVIEDMCRDLHASDPNWKIILLRYFNPVGAHPSGYIGEDPCGIPNNLMPFVQQVAVGRRPALTVYGTDYNTKDGTGVRDYIHVVDLADGHIAALRKLYEDSDRIGCEVYNLGTGKGTSVLEMVAAFEKASGKKIPLVFAGRRPGDAEIVYAQTAKAEKELKWKAKYGVEEMCRDLWNWASKNPYGYGSPDSSN; encoded by the exons ATGGTTTCGGCCTTGTTGCGGACGATCCTGGTgacgggcggcgccggctacaTCGGCAGCCACACCGTCCTCCAGCTTCTCCAACTCGGCTTCCGCGTTGTCGTCCTCGACAACCTCGACAACGCCTCCGAGCTCGCCATCCTCCGCGTCAGGGAACTCGCCGGACACAACGCCAACAACCTCGACTTCCGCAAg GTTGACCTCCGCGACAAGCAAGCGTTGGACCAAATCTTCTCCTCTCAAAG GTTTGAGGCTGTCATCCATTTTGCCGGGCTGAAAGCTGTTGGCGAGAGCGTGCAGAAGCCCCTGCTTTACTACGACAACAACCTCATCGGCACCATCACTCTCCTGCAGGTCATGGCCGCACATGGCTGCACCAAG CTGGTGTTCTCATCATCCGCAACTGTCTACGGGTGGCCCAAGGAGGTGCCCTGCACTGAAGAATCCCCACTTTGTGCAATGAACCCCTACGGCAGAACAAAG CTGGTAATCGAAGACATGTGCCGGGATCTGCATGCCTCAGACCCAAACTGGAAGATCATACTGCTCCGATACTTCAACCCTGTTGGAGCTCACCCAAGCGGGTACATTGGTGAGGACCCCTGCGGCATCCCAAACAACCTCATGCCCTTCGTCCAGCAGGTCGCTGTTGGCAGGAGGCCGGCCCTTACCGTCTATGGAACCGACTACAACACCAAGGATGGAACTGGG GTTCGTGACTATATCCATGTTGTTGATCTAGCGGATGGTCATATCGCCGCGTTAAGGAAGCTCTATGAAGATTCTGATAGAATAG GATGTGAGGTGTACAATCTGGGCACTGGAAAGGGGACATCTGTGCTGGAAATGGTTGCAGCATTCGAGAAAGCTTCTGGAAAG AAAATCCCGCTTGTATTTGCTGGACGAAGGCCTGGAGATGCCGAGATCGTTTACGCTCAAACTGCCAAAGCTGAGAAGGAACTGAAATGGAA GGCAAAATACGGGGTAGAGGAGATGTGCAGGGACCTGTGGAATTGGGCGAGCAAGAACCCCTACGGGTATGGATCGCCGGACAGTAGCAACTGA
- the LOC4339813 gene encoding pathogenesis-related protein 1A1 isoform X1 — translation MMAASAGPGVVVVALVVVVYLILLIRPAASFRVNVGVGIGGGIGIGNQNQNQDQNQNQNQKPYYDDSNNNNNYDEGEGEGGDDQEEGPEAAAPVGPGQSFTGGRGTYKYMAHEFLDAHNKVRAQYGLQPLKWSNKLARYARRWSAARRFDCVMMHSPESPYGENVFWGTGWGWRATDAVKSWAGESSVYDWRGQSCNPGQMCGHFTQIVWNDTKLVGCGRSECVAGGVFITCSYDPPGNWKGERHKRIEDSEMVWLARLSCWDGYGNHKGMS, via the exons ATGATGGCCGCATCTGCAGGTCCAGGCGTCGTGGTGGTggcgctggtggtggtggtgtaccTCATCTTGTTGATCCGGCCGGCTGCGTCATTTCGCGTCAACGTCGGCGTGGGtatcggcggcggcatcggcatcGGCAACCAGAATCAGAACCAGGACCAGAACCAGAACCAGAATCAGAAGCCGTACTATGATGATagcaataacaacaacaattacGATGAGGGcgagggggagggcggcgatgaTCAGGAGGAGGgtccggaggcggcggcgccggtggggcCGGGGCAGTCGTTCACCGGCGGGCGCGGGACGTACAAGTACATGGCGCACGAGTTCCTGGATGCTCACAACAAGGTGCGCGCCCAGTACGGGCTGCAGCCGCTGAAGTGGAGCAACAAGCTGGCCAGGTACGCgcggcggtggtcggcggcgaggcggttcGACTGCGTGATGATGCACTCGCCGGAGTCGCCGTACGGGGAGAACGTGTTCTGGGGGACCGGGTGGGGCTGGCGCGCCACGGACGCCGTCAAGAGCTGGGCCGGCGAGTCCTCCGTCTACGACTGGCGCGGGCAGAGCTGCAACCCGGGGCAGATGTGCGGCCACTTCACCCAGATCGTCTGGAACGACACCAAGCTCGTCGGCTGCGGCCGCTCCGAgtgcgtcgccggcggcgtcttCATCACCTGCTCCTACGACCCGCCGGGCAACTGGAAGGGAGAG AGACACAAACGGATCGAAGATTCGGAGATGGTCTGGCTGGCCCGTTTATCTTGTTGGGATGGATACGGAAATCATAAAGGTATGTCCTGA
- the LOC4339813 gene encoding pathogenesis-related protein PR-1 isoform X2, producing MMAASAGPGVVVVALVVVVYLILLIRPAASFRVNVGVGIGGGIGIGNQNQNQDQNQNQNQKPYYDDSNNNNNYDEGEGEGGDDQEEGPEAAAPVGPGQSFTGGRGTYKYMAHEFLDAHNKVRAQYGLQPLKWSNKLARYARRWSAARRFDCVMMHSPESPYGENVFWGTGWGWRATDAVKSWAGESSVYDWRGQSCNPGQMCGHFTQIVWNDTKLVGCGRSECVAGGVFITCSYDPPGNWKGEVPLT from the coding sequence ATGATGGCCGCATCTGCAGGTCCAGGCGTCGTGGTGGTggcgctggtggtggtggtgtaccTCATCTTGTTGATCCGGCCGGCTGCGTCATTTCGCGTCAACGTCGGCGTGGGtatcggcggcggcatcggcatcGGCAACCAGAATCAGAACCAGGACCAGAACCAGAACCAGAATCAGAAGCCGTACTATGATGATagcaataacaacaacaattacGATGAGGGcgagggggagggcggcgatgaTCAGGAGGAGGgtccggaggcggcggcgccggtggggcCGGGGCAGTCGTTCACCGGCGGGCGCGGGACGTACAAGTACATGGCGCACGAGTTCCTGGATGCTCACAACAAGGTGCGCGCCCAGTACGGGCTGCAGCCGCTGAAGTGGAGCAACAAGCTGGCCAGGTACGCgcggcggtggtcggcggcgaggcggttcGACTGCGTGATGATGCACTCGCCGGAGTCGCCGTACGGGGAGAACGTGTTCTGGGGGACCGGGTGGGGCTGGCGCGCCACGGACGCCGTCAAGAGCTGGGCCGGCGAGTCCTCCGTCTACGACTGGCGCGGGCAGAGCTGCAACCCGGGGCAGATGTGCGGCCACTTCACCCAGATCGTCTGGAACGACACCAAGCTCGTCGGCTGCGGCCGCTCCGAgtgcgtcgccggcggcgtcttCATCACCTGCTCCTACGACCCGCCGGGCAACTGGAAGGGAGAGGTGCCGCTAACCTAA